In Streptomyces capitiformicae, one genomic interval encodes:
- a CDS encoding serine/threonine-protein kinase translates to MSEAERAGESRQDKDARLLAGRYRLGGVLGRGGMGTVWRAKDETLGRTVAVKELRFPSSIDEDEKRRLITRTLREAKAIARIRNNAAVTVFDVVHEDDRPWIVMELVEGKSLAEVIREDGVLEPRRAAEVGLAILDVLRAAHREGILHRDVKPSNVLIDKHDGRVVLTDFGIAQVEGDPSITSTGMLVGAPSYISPERARGHKPGPAADLWSLGGLLYAAVEGVPPYDKGSAIATLTAVMTEPVPDPKRAGPLKDVIFGLLTKDPERRLDDAGARAMLNTVIHAPDPKEAEPLDATRVVPLPPVPEERPKKGGSGGAGAKRGEDGGGERPRAPRWSMRKGAAGAVAAGSAAVAAGIARGTTSAGDSGGTSGGNPGGSSGGTSGGTSRGAGVAKAASSASSAAVSAKSASVGVSPSAAARSGSAAEKAERATGAGASGQGAGKPVAGAVGARGGDVGVGNSVSAGRTSGWPQMPPPDLPPRPVPRAPITDVVSRRTLALIAVAVVLVVLGTVLALNLGGDDGSSDNSKGTDTKVAASSGAASGSSGEDESKDQDKGSAPSPDGHTTQEAGGSAGVASGSPSAGSGTSSGSASGDGSGDSGDLATETYQSSQGFSIGLPQEWKYQSTDAAGARFTGPDGQKLLVGWTSTPKDDPVADWKNQEGAMRRSQYQRIRIEAVNFRGWNTADWEFTYMESGTKYRSIDRGFVVDSQQGYALMYTAKASEWSGELRKDTWQTFTKTFEPKS, encoded by the coding sequence ATGTCGGAGGCGGAGCGGGCTGGGGAATCCCGTCAGGACAAGGACGCACGTCTCCTCGCCGGGCGGTACCGGCTGGGAGGGGTGCTCGGTCGCGGCGGCATGGGCACGGTATGGCGGGCGAAGGACGAGACGCTGGGCCGTACGGTCGCCGTCAAGGAGCTGCGGTTCCCGTCGAGCATCGACGAGGACGAGAAGCGACGGCTGATCACGCGTACCCTGCGGGAGGCCAAGGCGATCGCGCGGATCCGTAACAACGCCGCTGTGACGGTCTTCGATGTGGTGCACGAGGACGACCGGCCCTGGATCGTCATGGAGCTCGTCGAGGGCAAGTCGCTCGCCGAGGTCATCCGCGAGGACGGAGTGCTCGAACCGAGGCGGGCCGCCGAGGTGGGCCTCGCGATCCTCGACGTCCTGCGTGCCGCGCACCGCGAGGGCATCCTGCACCGGGACGTGAAGCCGTCGAACGTGCTGATCGACAAGCACGACGGCCGGGTCGTCCTCACCGACTTCGGTATCGCGCAGGTCGAGGGCGACCCCTCCATCACCTCGACCGGCATGCTCGTCGGCGCGCCCTCCTACATCTCGCCGGAGCGGGCGCGCGGCCACAAGCCCGGGCCCGCGGCCGACCTGTGGTCGCTCGGCGGTCTGCTCTACGCGGCGGTCGAAGGCGTGCCGCCCTACGACAAGGGGTCGGCCATAGCGACGCTGACCGCGGTGATGACCGAGCCGGTGCCGGACCCCAAGAGGGCCGGGCCGCTGAAGGACGTCATCTTCGGGCTGCTCACCAAGGACCCGGAGCGGCGGCTCGACGACGCGGGTGCGCGGGCGATGCTCAACACAGTGATCCACGCGCCCGACCCCAAGGAGGCCGAGCCGCTGGACGCGACGCGGGTCGTGCCGTTGCCGCCGGTGCCGGAGGAGCGTCCGAAGAAGGGCGGTTCCGGCGGGGCCGGGGCCAAGCGGGGCGAAGACGGCGGCGGTGAGCGGCCGCGTGCGCCGCGCTGGTCCATGCGGAAGGGCGCGGCCGGGGCGGTTGCGGCCGGGTCCGCTGCCGTGGCCGCCGGTATCGCGCGGGGTACGACGTCCGCTGGTGACTCTGGTGGGACTTCGGGCGGTAATCCGGGCGGGAGCTCCGGGGGTACCTCTGGGGGGACCTCTCGTGGGGCGGGGGTCGCGAAGGCCGCTTCTTCCGCTTCGTCGGCGGCTGTTTCGGCCAAGTCCGCGTCCGTGGGGGTTTCGCCGAGTGCGGCCGCCAGGAGTGGATCGGCTGCCGAGAAGGCCGAGCGGGCCACGGGCGCCGGCGCTTCCGGGCAGGGCGCCGGCAAGCCGGTGGCCGGGGCCGTCGGGGCGCGTGGCGGGGACGTCGGCGTGGGCAACTCCGTTTCGGCGGGACGGACTTCGGGGTGGCCCCAGATGCCGCCGCCGGATCTGCCGCCGCGGCCCGTGCCCCGGGCGCCGATCACCGATGTGGTGTCGCGGCGGACGTTGGCGCTCATCGCGGTGGCCGTGGTGCTGGTCGTCCTCGGGACCGTACTGGCGCTCAACCTCGGTGGCGACGACGGCAGTTCGGACAACAGCAAGGGCACCGACACCAAGGTCGCCGCGTCCAGCGGGGCGGCCTCGGGGAGCAGCGGCGAGGACGAGAGCAAGGACCAGGACAAGGGGTCCGCTCCCAGTCCTGACGGTCACACGACGCAGGAAGCCGGCGGATCGGCGGGGGTCGCGAGCGGTTCGCCCAGCGCCGGTTCCGGTACGTCGAGCGGGTCGGCGAGCGGCGACGGCTCCGGGGACTCCGGGGACCTCGCCACCGAGACGTACCAGAGCAGCCAGGGGTTCTCCATCGGGCTGCCGCAGGAGTGGAAGTACCAGTCCACCGACGCGGCGGGGGCCCGTTTCACCGGCCCTGACGGACAGAAGCTGCTCGTCGGATGGACGAGCACCCCGAAGGACGACCCGGTCGCGGACTGGAAGAACCAAGAGGGCGCGATGAGGCGCTCGCAGTACCAGCGGATCCGAATAGAGGCGGTGAACTTCCGGGGCTGGAACACGGCCGACTGGGAGTTCACCTATATGGAGAGCGGCACGAAGTACCGGTCGATCGACCGGGGATTCGTCGTCGACTCCCAGCAGGGGTACGCGCTGATGTACACCGCCAAGGCGTCGGAGTGGAGCGGCGAGCTGCGCAAGGACACGTGGCAGACGTTCACGAAGACGTTCGAACCGAAGTCGTGA
- a CDS encoding glycerol-3-phosphate dehydrogenase/oxidase — protein sequence MRTAALGPAQRAESLAGMAERELDVLVVGGGVVGAGTALDAVTRGLSTGLVEARDWASGTSSRSSKLIHGGLRYLEMLDFALVREALKERGLLLERLAPHLVKPVPFLYPLQRQGWERWYAGSGVALYDGMSMARGHGRGLPLHRHLTRRHALRVAPCLKKDALVGALQYYDAQMDDARYVATLVRTAASYGAKAANRARVTGFLREGERVVGARVQDVEAGGEYEVHARQIVNATGVWTDDTQAMVGERGQFHVRASKGIHLVVPKDRIHSTTGLILRTEKSVLFVIPWGRHWIVGTTDTDWDLDKAHPAASSADIDYLLERVNSVLAVPLTRDDVQGVYAGLRPLLAGESEATSKLSREHIVAHPVPGLVVVAGGKYTTYRVMAKDAVDAAVHGLDQRVAECVTEDVPLLGAEGYRALWNARARTAASTGLHVVRVEHLLNRYGAAAEEVLDLIAADASLGEPLQAADDYLRAEVVYAASHEGARHLDDVLTRRTRISIETFDRGTRSAREAAELMAPVLGWDEDQIEREVQHYEKRVEAERESQRQPDDLTADAARLGAPDIVPL from the coding sequence GTGAGGACAGCGGCACTGGGACCGGCGCAGCGCGCCGAGTCACTGGCGGGTATGGCCGAGCGCGAGCTGGATGTGCTGGTCGTGGGCGGTGGCGTGGTCGGCGCGGGAACCGCGCTGGACGCGGTGACGAGAGGACTCTCCACCGGGCTGGTCGAGGCGCGTGACTGGGCGTCGGGTACGTCCAGCCGGTCCAGCAAGCTGATCCATGGCGGACTGCGCTATCTGGAGATGCTCGACTTCGCCCTCGTACGGGAGGCGTTGAAGGAACGCGGGCTGTTGCTGGAGCGCCTGGCACCGCATCTGGTGAAGCCGGTGCCGTTCCTGTATCCGTTGCAGCGCCAGGGCTGGGAGCGGTGGTACGCGGGCTCGGGCGTCGCGTTGTACGACGGGATGTCGATGGCGCGCGGACATGGCCGAGGGCTGCCGCTGCACCGTCATCTGACGCGTCGGCACGCGCTGCGGGTCGCGCCCTGTTTGAAGAAGGACGCGTTGGTCGGGGCGTTGCAGTACTACGACGCGCAGATGGACGACGCGCGCTATGTGGCGACCCTGGTGCGTACGGCGGCGTCGTACGGGGCGAAGGCCGCCAACCGCGCGCGTGTGACGGGGTTTCTGCGCGAGGGTGAGCGGGTTGTCGGAGCCAGGGTGCAGGACGTCGAGGCCGGCGGCGAGTACGAGGTCCACGCGCGGCAGATCGTGAACGCGACCGGGGTGTGGACCGACGACACCCAGGCGATGGTGGGCGAGCGCGGGCAGTTCCACGTACGGGCGTCCAAAGGCATCCATCTGGTCGTGCCCAAGGACCGGATCCATTCCACGACCGGGCTCATCCTGCGGACCGAGAAGTCCGTGCTGTTCGTGATCCCCTGGGGGCGGCACTGGATCGTGGGGACGACGGACACCGACTGGGACCTCGACAAGGCCCATCCGGCGGCGTCCAGCGCGGACATCGACTATCTGCTGGAGCGTGTGAACTCCGTCCTGGCCGTGCCGCTGACCAGGGACGACGTACAGGGTGTGTACGCGGGGCTGCGGCCGCTGCTCGCCGGGGAGTCGGAGGCCACGAGCAAGCTGTCACGCGAGCACATCGTCGCCCATCCGGTGCCGGGGCTCGTGGTCGTGGCCGGCGGCAAGTACACGACGTACCGGGTCATGGCCAAGGACGCGGTGGACGCGGCGGTGCACGGGCTCGACCAGCGGGTCGCCGAGTGCGTCACCGAGGATGTGCCGCTGCTCGGGGCGGAGGGGTATCGGGCGCTGTGGAACGCGCGGGCGCGGACAGCGGCGAGCACCGGGCTCCATGTGGTGCGCGTGGAGCACCTGTTGAACCGGTACGGGGCCGCGGCCGAGGAGGTGCTCGACCTCATCGCCGCCGACGCCTCGCTGGGTGAGCCGTTGCAGGCCGCCGACGACTATCTGCGGGCCGAGGTGGTGTACGCCGCGTCGCACGAAGGGGCGCGGCACCTCGATGACGTGCTGACCCGGCGTACGCGGATATCGATCGAGACGTTCGACCGGGGGACGCGTAGTGCGAGGGAGGCCGCGGAGTTGATGGCTCCCGTGCTCGGGTGGGACGAGGACCAGATCGAACGGGAGGTCCAGCACTACGAGAAGAGAGTGGAGGCCGAGCGGGAATCGCAGCGGCAGCCGGACGATCTGACGGCCGATGCGGCTCGGTTGGGGGCGCCGGACATCGTGCCCTTGTAG
- a CDS encoding nucleotide sugar dehydrogenase: protein MPADLAVIGLGQLGLPLAQAAVAAGIATIGYRTGPEGGSLTPAELRRMLAQGFRPATNPAELGRVRTAVICAPTPHGADGAPDLAQVGEAARTLAAHLRPHTTVILESPVHPGTTEGFLRPLLEEGSRLRAGRDFHLAYSPARVDPGNRDFGPANTPKVIGGLTPACTESAAAFYGRLTDKVVRARGTREAETVQLLETNYRHVNIALVNEMAVLCHDLGVDLWDVIRCAETKPFGFHAFRPGPGVGGHALPQDLSGHSPRSLRMVELAQRVNNHMPQYVVQRAATLLNEHGKSARGARVLLLGITYKPDVPDQQGTPADEIARRLLELGAHVSYHDPHVPTWSVLDRPIPRADSLYEATADADLTILLQQHRTYDLQGLSVKAQLLLDTRGATPTGAAHRL from the coding sequence ATGCCCGCAGATCTCGCCGTCATCGGACTCGGCCAACTGGGCCTTCCGCTGGCCCAGGCCGCCGTCGCCGCCGGCATCGCGACGATCGGTTACCGCACCGGCCCCGAGGGCGGCTCCCTCACCCCCGCCGAACTGCGCCGCATGCTCGCCCAGGGCTTCCGGCCCGCCACCAACCCCGCCGAACTCGGTCGCGTCCGTACGGCCGTCATCTGCGCCCCCACGCCACACGGCGCGGACGGCGCCCCCGACCTCGCCCAGGTGGGTGAAGCCGCCCGCACCCTGGCCGCCCATCTGCGCCCGCACACCACGGTCATCCTGGAGTCCCCCGTCCACCCGGGCACTACGGAGGGCTTCCTCCGCCCGCTCCTGGAAGAGGGCTCACGGCTGCGCGCGGGCCGCGACTTCCACCTCGCGTACTCCCCCGCCCGCGTCGACCCGGGCAACCGCGACTTCGGCCCCGCCAACACCCCCAAGGTGATCGGCGGTCTCACCCCCGCCTGCACCGAGTCGGCCGCCGCCTTCTACGGCCGCCTCACCGACAAGGTGGTACGCGCGCGTGGCACACGCGAGGCCGAGACGGTGCAGCTCCTGGAGACCAACTACCGGCACGTCAACATCGCCCTCGTCAACGAGATGGCCGTCCTCTGCCACGACCTGGGCGTCGACCTCTGGGACGTCATCCGCTGCGCCGAGACCAAGCCGTTCGGCTTCCATGCCTTCCGCCCCGGCCCCGGCGTCGGCGGCCACGCCCTCCCTCAGGACCTGTCCGGACACTCACCCCGCTCCCTGCGCATGGTCGAACTGGCCCAACGGGTCAACAACCACATGCCCCAGTACGTCGTCCAGCGCGCCGCCACCCTCCTCAACGAGCACGGCAAGTCCGCCCGAGGCGCACGCGTCCTCCTCCTCGGCATCACCTACAAACCCGACGTCCCCGACCAACAGGGCACCCCCGCCGACGAAATCGCCCGCCGCCTCCTCGAACTGGGCGCCCACGTCAGCTACCACGACCCCCACGTCCCCACCTGGAGCGTTCTCGACCGCCCCATCCCCCGAGCCGACTCCCTCTACGAGGCCACCGCCGACGCCGACCTGACGATCCTCCTCCAGCAGCATCGGACGTACGACTTGCAGGGCCTGTCGGTGAAGGCGCAATTGTTGCTGGACACACGGGGGGCTACGCCTACGGGGGCGGCGCACAGGTTGTGA
- a CDS encoding GuaB3 family IMP dehydrogenase-related protein — translation MTEIEIGRGKRGRRAYAFDDIAVVPSRRTRDPKEVSIAWQIDAYRFELPFLAAPMDSVVSPATAIRIGEMGGLGVLNLEGLWTRYEDPQPLLDEITGLPDEAATRRLQEIYAAPIKEELIGQRIKEVRDSGVVTAAALSPQRTAQFSKAVVDAGVDIFVIRGTTVSAEHVSGSHEPLNLKQFIYELDVPVIVGGCATYTAALHLMRTGAAGVLVGFGGGAAHTTRNVLGIQVPMATAVADVAAARRDYMDESGGRYVHVIADGGVGWSGDLPKAIACGADAVMMGSPLARATDAPGKGNHWGMEAVNEELPRGKKVDLGTVGTLEEVLTGPSHTPDGSMNLFGALRRAMATTGYSELKEFQRVEVTVADSQHRR, via the coding sequence GTGACTGAGATCGAGATCGGGCGCGGCAAGCGCGGCCGCCGGGCGTACGCCTTCGACGACATCGCCGTCGTCCCCAGCCGTCGTACGCGCGACCCGAAGGAGGTCTCGATCGCCTGGCAGATCGACGCCTACCGCTTCGAGCTGCCCTTCCTGGCCGCCCCCATGGACTCGGTCGTCTCCCCGGCCACCGCGATCCGCATCGGCGAGATGGGTGGCCTCGGCGTCCTGAACCTCGAAGGCCTGTGGACGCGGTACGAGGACCCGCAGCCGCTGCTCGACGAGATCACCGGGCTGCCCGACGAGGCCGCGACCCGCCGCCTCCAGGAGATCTACGCGGCTCCCATCAAGGAAGAGCTGATCGGGCAGCGCATCAAGGAGGTGCGCGACTCCGGTGTCGTCACCGCCGCCGCGCTCTCCCCGCAGCGCACCGCCCAGTTCTCCAAGGCCGTCGTGGACGCGGGCGTCGACATCTTCGTCATCCGTGGTACGACCGTGTCGGCGGAGCACGTCTCCGGCTCGCACGAGCCGCTGAACCTGAAGCAGTTCATCTACGAGCTGGACGTCCCGGTGATCGTGGGCGGCTGCGCCACGTACACGGCCGCCCTGCACCTGATGCGCACGGGCGCGGCCGGCGTCCTCGTCGGCTTCGGCGGCGGCGCCGCGCACACCACGCGCAATGTGCTCGGCATCCAGGTCCCGATGGCCACGGCGGTCGCGGACGTCGCCGCCGCCCGCCGGGACTACATGGACGAGTCCGGCGGCCGGTACGTGCACGTCATCGCCGACGGTGGTGTCGGCTGGTCCGGTGACCTCCCCAAGGCGATCGCCTGCGGCGCGGACGCCGTGATGATGGGTTCGCCGCTGGCCCGCGCCACGGACGCGCCCGGCAAGGGCAACCACTGGGGCATGGAGGCGGTGAACGAGGAGCTGCCGCGCGGCAAGAAGGTGGACCTGGGCACGGTCGGCACGCTGGAGGAGGTCCTCACCGGGCCCTCGCACACCCCCGACGGTTCCATGAACCTGTTCGGTGCGCTGCGGCGGGCGATGGCCACGACCGGGTACAGCGAGCTGAAGGAGTTCCAGCGGGTCGAGGTGACGGTGGCGGACTCGCAGCACAGGCGGTGA
- the guaB gene encoding IMP dehydrogenase — MTANVDGVPEKFATLGLTYDDVLLLPGASEVLPNAVDTSSRISRNVRVNIPLLSAAMDKVTESRMAIAMARQGGVGVLHRNLSVEDQANQVDLVKRSESGMVADPITVHPDATLAEADALCAKFRISGVPVTDGNKKLLGIVTNRDMAFETDRSRRVREVMTPMPLVTGHVGISGVEAMELLRRHKIEKLPLVDEAGILKGLITVKDFVKAEQYPNAAKDAEGRLIVGAAVGASPEALDRAQALAEAGVDFLVVDTSHGHNSNALSWMSKIKSSVGVDVIGGNVATRDGAQALIDAGVDGIKVGVGPGSICTTRVVAGIGVPQVTAIYEASLAARPAGVPLIGDGGLQYSGDIGKALAAGADTVMLGSLLAGCEESPGELQFINGKQFKSYRGMGSLGAMQSRGQGRSYSKDRYFQAEVASDDKLVPEGIEGQVPYRGPLANVLHQLVGGLRQTMGYVGAATIEEMETKGRFVRITSAGLKESHPHDIQMTVEAPNYSRK, encoded by the coding sequence ATGACTGCCAACGTCGACGGAGTGCCCGAGAAATTCGCGACACTCGGGCTGACCTACGACGACGTGCTGCTGCTGCCGGGCGCATCCGAGGTGCTCCCCAACGCGGTCGACACCTCGTCCCGCATCTCCCGCAACGTCCGGGTGAACATCCCCCTGCTCTCGGCCGCGATGGACAAGGTCACCGAGTCCCGCATGGCCATCGCCATGGCCCGTCAGGGCGGCGTCGGCGTGCTTCACCGCAACCTCTCCGTCGAGGACCAGGCCAACCAGGTCGACCTGGTGAAGCGCTCCGAGTCCGGTATGGTCGCCGACCCGATCACCGTGCACCCGGACGCCACGCTCGCCGAGGCCGACGCCCTGTGCGCCAAGTTCCGCATCAGCGGCGTCCCGGTGACCGACGGCAACAAGAAGCTGCTCGGCATCGTCACCAACCGCGACATGGCCTTCGAGACCGACCGCTCGCGCCGGGTGCGCGAGGTCATGACCCCGATGCCGCTGGTCACCGGGCACGTCGGCATCTCCGGCGTCGAGGCCATGGAGCTGCTGCGCCGCCACAAGATCGAGAAGCTTCCCCTGGTCGACGAGGCGGGCATCCTCAAGGGCCTCATCACCGTCAAGGACTTCGTCAAGGCCGAGCAGTACCCCAACGCCGCCAAGGACGCGGAGGGCCGGCTGATCGTCGGCGCCGCCGTGGGCGCCAGCCCCGAGGCCCTGGATCGGGCCCAGGCGCTCGCCGAGGCCGGTGTGGACTTCCTGGTCGTCGACACCTCGCACGGCCACAACAGCAACGCCCTCAGCTGGATGTCGAAGATCAAGTCGAGCGTCGGTGTCGACGTGATCGGCGGCAACGTCGCCACGCGCGACGGCGCGCAGGCGCTGATCGACGCCGGTGTCGACGGCATCAAGGTGGGCGTCGGCCCCGGCTCGATCTGCACCACCCGCGTTGTCGCCGGCATTGGTGTCCCGCAGGTCACGGCCATCTACGAGGCCTCACTCGCGGCCCGTCCTGCGGGTGTCCCGCTGATCGGTGACGGCGGTCTGCAGTACTCCGGCGACATCGGCAAGGCGCTCGCCGCGGGCGCCGACACCGTGATGCTGGGCAGCCTCCTCGCGGGCTGCGAGGAGTCCCCCGGCGAGCTGCAGTTCATCAACGGCAAGCAGTTCAAGTCGTACCGCGGCATGGGATCGCTGGGCGCCATGCAGTCCCGGGGTCAGGGCCGGTCGTACTCGAAGGACCGCTACTTCCAGGCCGAGGTCGCCTCCGACGACAAGCTCGTGCCCGAGGGCATCGAGGGCCAGGTGCCCTACCGCGGCCCGCTGGCCAACGTGCTGCACCAGCTCGTCGGCGGTCTGCGCCAGACCATGGGGTATGTGGGTGCCGCCACCATCGAGGAGATGGAAACCAAGGGCCGCTTCGTCCGCATCACGTCGGCGGGCCTCAAGGAGAGCCACCCGCACGACATTCAGATGACGGTCGAGGCGCCGAACTACAGCCGTAAGTAG
- a CDS encoding sigma-70 family RNA polymerase sigma factor: protein MRDDETTVIGALVHRAVDGDEQATHDLLAHVHPLALRYCRTRLSRLPGDARHFVEDLAQEVCVAVLLALPRYKDTGRPFEAFVFAIAGHKVADLQRAAMRHPGSTAVPSDEMPERPDDSLGPEERALLSSDAEWAKKLLANLPENQRELLLLRIAVGLTAEETGQMLGMSPGAVRVAQHRALSRLRALAEQ from the coding sequence ATGCGCGACGACGAGACGACAGTGATCGGTGCGCTCGTGCATCGCGCGGTCGACGGGGACGAGCAGGCCACGCATGATCTGCTCGCCCATGTCCACCCCTTGGCCCTGCGCTATTGCCGCACGCGGCTGTCCCGGCTGCCGGGCGACGCGCGGCACTTCGTGGAGGACCTGGCGCAGGAGGTCTGCGTGGCCGTCCTCCTCGCGTTGCCGCGCTACAAGGACACCGGGCGGCCGTTCGAGGCGTTCGTCTTCGCCATCGCCGGCCACAAGGTGGCCGACCTCCAGCGTGCCGCGATGCGCCATCCCGGCTCCACGGCCGTCCCTTCGGACGAGATGCCGGAGCGCCCCGACGACTCCCTGGGCCCCGAGGAGCGCGCGCTGCTCAGCAGCGACGCCGAGTGGGCCAAAAAACTCTTGGCCAACCTCCCGGAGAATCAGCGGGAGCTGCTGCTCCTGCGGATCGCCGTGGGGCTCACGGCCGAGGAGACCGGCCAGATGCTGGGGATGTCGCCGGGTGCGGTACGGGTGGCACAGCACCGGGCCCTGAGCAGGCTCCGGGCGCTGGCCGAGCAGTAA
- a CDS encoding response regulator transcription factor, which produces MTSVLVCDDSPLAREALRRAVATVPGVERVTTAANGEEVLRRWGADRSDLILMDVRMPGLGGVETVRRLLSADPGARIIMLTVAEDLDGVALAVAAGARGYLHKDASRAELRATVTQALADPTWRLAPRRLRSAEMGAAPTLTAREIQVLEGMSHGRSNAEIGRELFLSEDTVKTHARRLFKKLGASDRAHAVALGFRWGLVR; this is translated from the coding sequence ATGACATCCGTCCTCGTCTGCGACGACTCCCCGCTTGCCCGAGAGGCGCTGCGCCGCGCGGTGGCGACCGTGCCCGGCGTCGAGCGCGTGACCACGGCGGCCAACGGCGAGGAAGTCCTCCGCCGCTGGGGGGCCGACCGCTCGGACCTGATTCTGATGGACGTACGCATGCCCGGTCTGGGCGGCGTCGAGACCGTACGGCGGCTGCTGTCCGCCGATCCCGGGGCGCGCATCATCATGCTCACCGTCGCCGAGGACCTGGACGGCGTGGCCCTCGCGGTCGCCGCCGGCGCGCGGGGCTACCTGCACAAGGACGCCTCCCGCGCGGAGCTGCGCGCCACGGTGACGCAGGCCCTCGCCGACCCGACCTGGCGGCTCGCCCCGCGCCGGCTGCGCTCCGCCGAGATGGGCGCCGCGCCGACGCTCACCGCGCGGGAGATCCAGGTCCTGGAGGGCATGAGCCACGGCCGTTCCAACGCCGAGATCGGGCGCGAGCTGTTCCTCTCCGAGGACACCGTCAAGACCCACGCCCGGCGGCTGTTCAAGAAGCTCGGCGCCTCGGACCGCGCGCACGCCGTGGCGCTCGGTTTCCGCTGGGGTCTGGTCCGCTGA
- a CDS encoding WhiB family transcriptional regulator produces MADFSRLPGPNADLWDWQLLAACRGVDSSLFFHPEGERGAARSARENSAKEVCMRCPVRAQCAAHALAVREPYGVWGGLTEDEREELMGRARHRLVTASAPRGDTGPNT; encoded by the coding sequence ATGGCAGATTTCTCCCGCCTTCCCGGACCGAACGCCGATCTATGGGACTGGCAGCTCCTCGCGGCGTGCCGCGGGGTCGACAGTTCGCTCTTCTTCCACCCCGAGGGAGAGCGCGGTGCGGCACGGAGTGCCCGTGAGAACTCGGCCAAAGAGGTCTGCATGCGATGCCCGGTCCGCGCACAGTGCGCCGCCCACGCCCTGGCGGTGCGCGAGCCGTACGGCGTGTGGGGCGGCCTGACCGAGGACGAACGCGAGGAGCTCATGGGCCGAGCGCGACACCGGCTGGTGACCGCTTCCGCACCGCGAGGCGACACCGGTCCGAACACCTGA
- a CDS encoding LysR family transcriptional regulator has translation MIEARHLRVLRAVATTGSFSAAGRELGCTQPAVSQQMKALESSVGTPLLVRGGREMRLTQAGEALVRHAAGILAGLTAAEEEVAAIAGLRAGRVRLVSFPSGSSTLVPTALAALRAAHPGTRVSLEEAEPPRSVEMLREGDCDIALAFRHEGAAGAEAGEWDDLVVRPLLTDRLVGLVPQGHRLARTGSIGIGELAGESWIAGCPRCRGQLVRVCESAGFTPRIDFATDDYPAVVGLVGAGLGVAVLPELAIESVRPKGVRMIAVEPVLRREIVALSLPDLARVPAVAATLDQLAKAAAR, from the coding sequence GTGATCGAGGCCCGTCATCTCCGTGTCCTGCGTGCCGTCGCCACCACCGGTTCCTTCTCGGCGGCGGGACGCGAACTCGGCTGCACCCAGCCCGCCGTCAGCCAGCAGATGAAGGCGCTCGAATCCTCCGTCGGTACGCCGCTGCTGGTCCGCGGCGGCCGTGAGATGCGGCTGACGCAGGCGGGCGAGGCGCTGGTGCGGCACGCGGCCGGGATCCTCGCCGGGCTCACCGCGGCCGAGGAGGAGGTCGCCGCCATCGCCGGGCTGCGTGCCGGTCGCGTGCGCCTGGTCTCGTTCCCCAGCGGCAGCTCCACCCTCGTCCCCACCGCTCTGGCCGCCCTCCGCGCCGCCCATCCCGGCACCCGGGTCTCCCTGGAGGAGGCCGAGCCGCCGCGCTCGGTCGAGATGCTCCGCGAGGGCGACTGCGACATCGCGCTCGCCTTCCGCCATGAGGGCGCGGCGGGCGCCGAGGCGGGGGAGTGGGACGACCTGGTCGTACGTCCGCTGCTCACCGACCGGCTCGTCGGACTCGTACCCCAGGGGCACCGACTGGCCCGTACGGGATCCATCGGTATCGGAGAACTCGCCGGGGAATCCTGGATCGCCGGCTGCCCGCGCTGCCGGGGGCAGCTGGTACGGGTCTGTGAGAGCGCGGGCTTCACGCCCCGCATCGACTTCGCGACCGACGACTACCCGGCGGTGGTCGGCCTGGTGGGCGCGGGCCTCGGGGTCGCCGTCCTGCCGGAGCTGGCCATCGAGTCCGTACGTCCCAAGGGGGTCCGGATGATCGCGGTCGAGCCGGTGCTGCGCCGCGAGATCGTGGCGCTCAGCCTGCCGGACCTGGCCCGGGTGCCCGCGGTGGCGGCGACGTTGGACCAACTGGCGAAGGCTGCCGCCAGGTAG